A window of the Oceanimonas sp. GK1 genome harbors these coding sequences:
- a CDS encoding integrase domain-containing protein — protein MSRNYGLGTRDMASAGRIALNRAASQKSASFSTAATVAERWKQFTLYAKEQGVGRMERITPELVIAYGQTLAAKVQAGDSSAAYAQNLVSAANTVMGLVNANWKSVSPTKDCHIQSRSTIRTEVPAGADREVADRAIAVLRDAGKPHAAAVAELARELGLRSKEAALLDASKAAQEAMKKGTIRIIDGTKGGRPRELAITNERQIVALVNAATLQGHERALIPPDHNWKTFREGELRSGRGLLQSHAIVGYHDLRSAYACERYEVLTGQAAPVFGTQIGDRERDREARMQLAKELGHGRIDVVSEYIGGRK, from the coding sequence ATGAGCCGAAATTACGGCCTCGGGACGCGGGATATGGCGAGCGCCGGCCGGATTGCCTTGAACCGGGCTGCCAGCCAAAAAAGCGCCTCATTTTCGACGGCTGCCACAGTGGCCGAGCGTTGGAAGCAGTTTACTCTGTACGCCAAAGAGCAGGGCGTGGGACGCATGGAGCGGATCACACCGGAGCTGGTTATTGCCTACGGCCAAACCTTGGCAGCCAAGGTGCAGGCCGGCGACAGTTCGGCTGCCTACGCGCAAAACTTGGTGAGCGCCGCTAACACCGTGATGGGATTGGTAAACGCAAATTGGAAATCCGTCAGCCCGACCAAGGATTGCCATATCCAATCACGCTCAACCATCCGTACCGAGGTGCCAGCAGGCGCAGATCGGGAGGTGGCAGACCGGGCCATTGCCGTGCTGCGAGACGCCGGCAAACCCCATGCTGCCGCCGTTGCGGAGCTGGCCCGGGAGCTGGGTTTACGCTCCAAAGAGGCCGCTCTGCTCGATGCCTCTAAAGCCGCCCAGGAAGCCATGAAAAAAGGCACGATACGAATCATTGATGGCACCAAAGGAGGGCGCCCACGGGAGCTGGCCATCACTAACGAACGCCAGATTGTTGCCCTGGTAAACGCTGCCACCCTGCAAGGCCATGAACGCGCCCTGATCCCCCCAGACCACAACTGGAAAACCTTTCGGGAAGGGGAATTAAGGAGCGGGCGCGGCCTGCTGCAGAGTCACGCCATAGTGGGCTATCACGATTTGCGTTCAGCGTATGCCTGCGAACGATATGAGGTGCTGACCGGGCAGGCCGCGCCGGTTTTTGGTACTCAAATCGGTGATCGGGAGCGGGATAGAGAAGCCCGGATGCAGCTCGCAAAAGAACTAGGTCATGGCCGCATCGACGTGGTTTCTGAGTACATCGGGGGGCGGAAATGA
- a CDS encoding replication initiation protein produces MSSSAQLDLFRERLPRKPYHTDDLDSGLFIAGAVRAAQARYVQPNGPTHRYWLVFDVDRPGALLDWDDRGAPAPNIAVINHDNHHGHLIYGLDVPVRTAPDGKVAPLRYAAAVEAALREKLDADPGYGGLICKNPLSGHWQVQVWEPRPYDLAWLSEYVDLTPFSDRRKRLPEYGLGRNCTLFERLSQWSYRAIRQGWPDFNPWLAAVQDRATGYNAQFEQPLPANEVRHTAKSVARWTHRNMSPEGFSAWQAEQGRKGGRVSKGGGRPSKKDHFIDDVKSLKTQGLSNREIAALLGIGAASVSRYLGLSR; encoded by the coding sequence TTGAGCAGTAGCGCACAGCTTGACCTGTTTCGGGAGCGACTACCCCGTAAGCCCTATCATACCGACGATCTCGACAGCGGCCTGTTTATCGCCGGTGCCGTTCGCGCTGCACAGGCGCGTTACGTTCAGCCCAACGGGCCAACCCATCGCTACTGGCTAGTGTTTGATGTTGATCGCCCTGGTGCCCTACTGGATTGGGATGACCGAGGTGCACCGGCCCCGAATATTGCCGTCATTAACCATGACAACCATCACGGCCATCTGATTTACGGCCTCGATGTGCCGGTGCGAACAGCGCCGGACGGTAAAGTCGCTCCGTTGCGCTATGCCGCCGCTGTTGAGGCAGCGCTGCGCGAAAAGCTCGACGCTGACCCCGGTTATGGCGGCCTCATTTGCAAGAACCCCCTGAGCGGCCATTGGCAGGTGCAGGTCTGGGAACCCCGTCCTTATGATCTAGCCTGGCTATCGGAGTACGTCGATCTGACGCCGTTCAGCGACCGCCGCAAGCGCCTGCCGGAGTACGGCTTGGGCCGTAACTGCACCCTGTTCGAGCGGCTCAGCCAGTGGTCTTACAGGGCCATTCGTCAGGGTTGGCCGGACTTCAACCCGTGGTTGGCCGCCGTCCAGGACAGAGCGACCGGATACAACGCTCAGTTTGAGCAGCCGCTGCCGGCCAACGAGGTACGCCATACCGCCAAGAGTGTGGCGCGATGGACGCACCGGAACATGAGCCCAGAGGGATTCAGTGCATGGCAGGCCGAACAAGGCCGTAAGGGAGGGAGGGTTTCTAAAGGTGGTGGAAGGCCAAGTAAAAAAGACCACTTTATTGACGATGTTAAGTCTCTTAAGACACAGGGACTCAGCAACAGGGAGATAGCGGCGTTACTGGGTATTGGAGCCGCGTCAGTTTCTCGGTATCTTGGTTTGAGTCGTTAA